The genomic window CGCCCGCACGGTTGTGACGGCGGGTTCGGCTGCTGCCCGGCGGAGCAATTCGATGAGCGTGGAGCGGGCGTATCCCTGGCGACGGAATTCAGGAGCGACGGAATAGCCGATCTCGACCATGCCGACCCCATCGGGCGGGCCGTGGAACCCGGCATGCCCGACGACGAGACCCCTGTCGCCGACGACCGCTTGCCGCGCCATCCACCGCGTACGGCCGGGATCGGCGGCCATCTGGCCGAGCCGGAACCGCCACAGCCACCGCGCTCTGTCGGTCACGAAGTACTCGGTCAGCGAAACCCCGGCCATCCTGCTGGCTGAGGACAGGTCTCCATCGAGCAGAGTGGACATCACCCCGCCGGACAGCTCGACAAAACTCACACGCTTCGGGCCCGGCGTGGACGGTCCCTGGTAATCGGCTTCATCTGTCACCTGCGGATGCTCGCCCACCAACCGAAGTGAGTCCACCGATTTCATGGATGCGTGTGGCTGTTCAGCTGTCGGGGACTGCTGCGCTGCAGGCCGAACGTAGGCCGACGACCGCGACCGATCTCCACGAGCGTGAGACCGGTGCACCGGTCAAGCCCACTCGGGCGACCGAGGAAGACTGCTCCGTCCAGGCCCGGACGGATTGCCGGATTGCCGTCCCTCCCGCAGCGCCCGCACCGAGGAGCCTGTTGTGCTTGCCGCTCGTGGCCATGGGTTGGTGACGGTGTGCCGGGCGCTCGGTGCGGCAGGTGCACCGGCGCCCGGTCTGTCCGGTGATCAGTCGATGACGGCGGTGGCTTCGATTTCGATGAGATGCTCGGGTGTGTCGAGTGCGGCGACGCCGATGAGTGTGGCCGGGGGCGTGTGGGCGGTTGAGAGTGTGGTGGCTGCCCGGGTGATTCCTTCGATGAGGAGCGGCATTTTGTCGGGAGTCCAGTCGACGACGTAGACGGTCAGTTTCGCGACGTCGTCGAAGCCGGCGCCGATGCCGGCGAGGGCGCCGGCGATGTTGAGGTAGCACTGTTCGGCCTGCGCGGTGAGGTCTCCCGGGCCGATGGTGTCTCCGTTGGCGTTCCAGGCAACCTGTCCGGCGATGAAGGCCAGTCTCGATCCGGTGGCGACGGAGACCTGGTGATAGGCGTCGATGGTGGGGAGCCCGCCGGGGTTGACCAGGGTGATGGCCATGGTGTCTGCCTCCTTGTCGTGGGAGCGGCTGGCGTGTCTCCGCCGGGCCGCCCCGCTGGTGCTCTCTTGTGGTTACTCGGAAACCGTAGGAGAGTGGCGGCTGACGTGGAAGAACGCACTTTTCAGTGACTGGGGAACCTGATGGTGACCAAGCAGTTCGGAGGCTCGCCGGAAGAGGCGGATCTGAGGCGCGCGGACTCGTTGGCGCGGGAGATCTTCTCGGACGTGGCCAACAAGTGGGCGTTGTTGATCATCGAGGTGCTGGGGGAACGGACTCTGCGTTTCAGCGAGTTGCGGGGGGAGATCGAGGGCATCAGCCACAAGATGCTGACCCAGAACCTGCGCATGCTGGAACGCAACGGGCTGGTGGATCGGAGGGTGCACCCGGTCGTGCCGCCCCGGGTCGAGTACACGCTCACCGAGCCGGGCCGGGCGCTGCGGGTGACGATCGACGGGATGTGTGACTGGACCCACCGGTATCTCGGTCACATCGAGGCATCCCGCCACCGCTTCGACGCCTGACCAGGATGCGGACCGGCACTGCAAGGCCGGCACCGCAAGGGCGGCACCGGTGCGGGAGAGTGCGGGTTCACGGCGGGGCGCTGTTCGACGCCCGGTACGGCGGGAGGCGGCCGCACCCGGCGTTGACGGCGCCTCCCGGCCAGTCCTGATCATGGGTTCGACCGACGCACCAGTGGTGATCAACGCCGTACCGGCCGTTTCCGGCGCGGCCTGGCAACGGCCGGCAGGCGAGGTCTCGAGGACGCGGGCCGGGCCCGGGGGCTCTGTGGTTCCGAGCGGCCCGGGGGCCCGGACGCCAGGGCCTACTTGTCGAGGGGTTGGGTGAAGCGCAGCAGGTTGCCGGCAGGATCGCGGAACGCGCAGTCGCGGACGCCGTAGAACTGGTCCATCGGCTCCTGCAGCACCTCACCGCCCGCGGCGCTGATGCGCTCGAAGGTGGCGTCGCAGTCGTCCGTCGCGAAGAGGACGCCGCGCAGCAGGCCCTTGGCCATCAGCTCCGCCATGGCCTGCTTGTCGGCCGGTGAGGCGTTCGGGTCGGCCAGGGGCGGTTCCAGAACGATGTTCACGTCCGGCTGAGCGGGCGACCCGACGGTCACCCAGCGCATCCCCTCGAAGCCGACGTCGTCGCGCACCTCCAGGCCGAGTACATCGCGGTAGAAGGCGATCGCCTTGTCGTGGTCGTCGACGGCGATGAAGCAGGTGGAAAGCCTGATGTCCATGCCGTCACGCTACGGCTGAGCGGCAGGGCGCGCTTCTTTGTTCCTGACCGGTCGTGTGTGGATCTTGGCCATGCATGCCGGGATGGCGGCGCCGTGGTCATGGCTGCGCGCCCGGTAGGCGCTGGGGCTCTCGCCGACGAGCTGGGTGAAGCGCGAGCTGAACGACCCCAGCGACGTACAGCCGACCGCGAAGCAGACCTCGGTCACCGTGAGGTCGCCGCGCCGCAGCAGTGCTTTGGCCCGCTCGATGCGGCGGGTCATCAGGTAGCTGTACGGCGTCTCGCCGAATGCGGCGCGGAAGCTGCGGGAGAAGTGGCCTGCCGACATCAGGGCGTCGCGCGCGAGCGCCGGGACGTCGAGCGGCTCGGCATAGTCCCGGTCCATCCGGTCGCGGGCCCGCCGCAGCCGGACGAGGTCGTCGAGGTCCTGCCGTTTCATCCGGTCAGTTTCCCACAGCGGCCGGGTCGGGGATGAGGAGCGCGGGCGACGCCCCGGGGCCGGGGCTGACCGGGGCTGACCGGGGCTGACCAGGGCCGAGCGGGGACGACCTGTACGGCGGCGAGACCCGCGCCGTGCCGCGCCCCGGCCCCGTCTCGTCCGGGGTGGTTGTCCCCGGACGTGTCGGTTGCCAGGACGGGAGGGCCGGCCGGTGACCACCACGCCCGCGCGGTCGTTCGTGCTCGTCGACCTCGTACTCGTCCACGGCAGTGCCCGGCCCCCGCCCCACGGGCACGCCCCAGGAAACCGAGGACACCGCCTCTGCTGCGGCGCCCGCAGGCCCCCGGCCCCGACCCGTCCCCCCGGGCCCCGACCCGTCCCCCCGGCCCCCGACCCGGCCCGGCCCGCGGGCCGCGCCGGGGGCCGGGGGCCTGCGGGCGCCCGCGTCAGGCGCCGACGTAAGCCGCGAGATGCTCACCGGTGAGAGTGGCGGAACCTGCGGCGACGAGGTCGGCCGGTGTGCCCTCGAAGACGATCCGACCGCCGTCGTGGCCGGCACCGGGACCGAGATCGATGATCCAGTCCGCGTGCGCCATGACCGCCTGGTGGTGCTCGATGACGATGACCGACTTGCCGGAGTCCACGAGCCGGTCGAGCAGCCCGAGCAGGTGCTCGACATCCGCGAGGTGCAGTCCGGTGGTCGGCTCGTCCAGGACGTAGACGCCGCCCTTCTCACCCATGTGCGTGGCCAGCTTGAGCCGCTGCCGCTCACCGCCGGACAGCGTGGTCAGCGGCTGGCCGAGGCTGAGGTAGCCGAGCCCGACGTCGGCGAGCCGCTCGAGGATCTTGTGCGCGGCCGGCGTACGCGCCTCACCCGCGCCGAAGAACTCCTCGGCGTCGGTCACCGACATCGCGAGCACCTCGCTGATGTCGCGGCCGCCGAGGTGGTACTCCAGCACCGAGGCCTGGAACCGCTTCCCCTCGCACTCCTCGCACGTGGTGGCGACCCCGGCCATCATCGCCAGGTCGGTGTAGATGACACCGGCGCCGTTGCAGTTGGGGCAGGCGCCCTCGGAATTGGCGCTGAACAGGGCCGGCTTCACTCCGTTGGCCTTCGCGAACGCCTTGCGGATCGGGTCGAGCAGCCCGGTGTACGTCGCCGGGTTGCTCCGCCTGGAGCCGCGGATCGGGGCCTGGTCGACCGAGACGACACCCTCGGCGGCCGGGATCGACCCGTGCACGAGCGAACTCTTGCCCGAGCCGGCGACGCCGGTGACCACGGTCAGCACCCCGAGCGGGATGTCGACATCGACACGCTGCAGGTTGTTCGCCTTCGCACCGCGGATCTCCAGCTGCCCGGTCGGCGTACGGACCGTCTCCTTGAGGGCGGCCCGGTCGTCCAGATGGCGGCCGGTGACGGTGTCACTCGCCCGCAGCCCCTCGACGGTGCCCTCGAAGCAGACGGTGCCGCCCTCCGTACCGGCGCCCGGGCCGAGATCCACGACATGGTCGGCGATCGCGATCGCCTCCGGCTTGTGCTCCACGACGAGCACCGTGTTGCCCTTGTCCCGCAGCCGCAGCAGCAGGTTGTTCATCCGCTGGATGTCGTGCGGGTGCAGGCCGATCGTCGGCTCGTCGAAGACATACGTGACGTCGGTGAGTGAGGAGCCGAGATGGCGGATCATCTTGACGCGCTGCGCCTCACCGCCCGACAGTGTGCCCGCCGGCCGGTCGAGCGAGAGGTAGCCGAGGCCGATCTCCGTGAACGAGTCGAGGGTGCCCTGCAACGCGGTGAGCAGCGGCGCCACCGAGGGCTCCTTGAGCTCTCGGACCCACTCGGCCAGGTCGCGGATCTCCATCGCGCACGCATCGGCGATGCTGATCTTGCCGATCTTCGACGACCGGGCCCCCTCGCTGAGCCGGGTGCCGTCGCACTCGGGACAGGTGGTGAAGGTGACCGCCCGCTCCACGAACGCCCGGATGTGCGGCTGCATCGCCTCCTTGTCCTTGGACAGGAACGACTTCTGGATCTTGGGGATCAGGCCCTCGTAGGTGAGGTTGACACCGTTGACCTTCACCTTGGTCGGCTCACGGTGGAGGAAGTCCTGCATCTCCTGCTTGGTGAACCTGCTGATCGGCTTGTTCGGGTCCAGGAAGCCCGACTCGGCGTAGATCCCCACGGTCCACACGTTGTCCGACTTCCAGCCGGGGATGGTGAACGCGCCCTCCGCGATCGACTTGGAGTCGTCGTAGAGCTGGGTGAGGTCGATGTCGGAGACCTTGCCCCGCCCTTCGCAGTGCGTACACATGCCGCCGGTACGGGAGAAGGTCGCCTTCACCGCCTTCCTGTCACCGCGCTCGACCGTGATCGCACCACTCGCCTTCACCGAGGCGGTGTTGAAGGAGTACGCACCGGGCGGCCCGATGTGCGGCTTGCCGAGCCGACTGAAGAGGATACGCAGCATCGCGTTGGCGTCGGTGGCCGTACCGACCGTGGAACGAGGGTCGCCACCCATCCGCTGCTGATCGACGCTGATCGCCGTCGTCAGCCCGTCGAGTACGTCGACCTCCGGTCGCGCCAGCGTCGGCATGAACCCCTGCACGAACGCGCTGTACGTCTCGTTGATCAGCCGCTGCGACTCCGCGGCGATCGTGTCGAAGACCAGCGAGCTCTTGCCCGAACCGGAAACACCGGTGAACACCGTCAGCCGGCGCTTCGGGATCTCGACACTGACGTCCTTGAGATTGTTCTCACGCGCCCCGTGCACACGGATCAAACCGTGGCTGTCGGCAACGTGCAGTGCCGGCGACTGCGTGTCCGCCCTCGTGGCCATGCTTATCGTGTCTCCCAATCTGCGAGGCGGGCCGCCCCGCGGTCTTCCGTCGGCGTCGCCCGGTTCGATCCGACGAGCATCGAGCGTAACCTCTGGTCCTTCCGTGCCGGCCCGGGTCGCCGCAACGGCCGCCCCCGCGGCGCCTCGGCGTACCCGGCCCCCCCCCGCGGCGTACCCGGCCCGGACGGTCGGCTCCGGACGGTCAGCGCAGCTCGTTGATGCGGATGAGGTTGCCCGAGGGATCGCGGAAGGCGCAGTCGCGGATCCCGTAGGGCTGCTCGGTCGGCTCCTGTACGACTTCGGCACCGGCGGCCTGCACCTGCTTGAAGGTGCCGTCGAGGTCGGTGGTGGCCAGGGTGAGGCGGGCGTAACTTCCCTTGGCCATCATCGCGACGATCATGCGGCGCTCGTCTTCGGTGACGCCGGGGTCGGCGGCCGGCGGTTCCAGGACGATGGACGTGCCGGGCTGGCCGACGGGTCCGACCGTGATCCAGCGCATCCCGTCGTAGCCGACGTCGTTGCGGACCTCGAAGCCGAGGATGTCGCGGTAGAAGGCCAGGGAGGCCTCCGGGTCGTCATGCGGAAGGAAGGTCCAGTGAATGGTGATGTCCATGGCGGTCACGCTAGCCGCGGCTCGAGGACCAGGGCTTCTCCATTCCTGACCGGTCCGGGCACCACCGCACCGTGGCGGCGCCCGGACCGGTCAGGGCCCTCGGGACAAGCGCTGAACGCCGGACCTCCGGCTATCCGAACTGGCCCGGCTGATAGTCGCCGGCGGGCTGCTGGACGATGACGTTCATCCGGTTGAAGGCGTTGATGAGGGCGATCAGGGACACCAGGGCGGCGAGCTGGTCCTCGTCGTAGTGCTTGGCGGCGTTCGCCCAGGCCGCGTCGGTGACGCCACCGGCGGCGTCCGCGATGCGGGTGCCCTGCTCCGCCAGCTCCAGGGCGGCGCGCTCGGCCTCGGTGAAGACCGTGGCCTCGCGCCAGGCGGCGACCAGGTTGAGCCGCAGCGGGGTCTCGCCGGCCGCGGCGGCGTCCTTGGTGTGCATGTCGGTGCAGAAACCGCAGCCGTTGATCTGGCTGGCGCGGATCTTCACCAGCTCCTGCGCCGCCGCAGGCAGCGTCGAGCCCGAGACCACCTTGTCGGCCGAGACGATGTGCTTCAGGAACTTGCCTGCCGTCGGGTTGGCGAAGACGTTCAAACGGGCATCCATGGCGGACTCCTCTGCCGTTGTCGGTGACTGCGACTGTGACTGCACACCTATGACGGAACGGCTCGCCACGATGTGACAGGAGCGAACGCGACGCGCGAATCGAGCCTCGCCGGAGGGCGGATCCGGGCCCTGGTGGTGGCGGGCGGATGCGGCGGCGGCAAGATGCACATGTGTCCACCATGGTCGTTGAGATTCACGTGCCCTTGTCGCCCGCGCCGAACCTGCCGGACGGTGCCTGCCCGTACCCCTGGATCGAGGAGATCGAGGACTTCCTGGCCGATCTCGACGACCACGGCGATGCGGCGGTCTTCGACGACGGAGAGGAGCACGCAGGCGCCTACGTCTTCCTCATCACCGGAGCCGGCGAAGGGGACCCTCCGGAGGATCTTCTGGAGGACCTTCTGGACGACCTTCTGGAGGTGGCGTCCCGGCTGGCCATGCTGCCGGGGGTCCCCGCCGGGGTGGTCGCGTTCATCAGCGACGACGAGGCCGAGGAGTTCGGGCTGGGCCGACGGATATCGCTTCCGCTTCCATGACCTGACGTGCGAGACGCACCTCCGATTCGCGGGAACGGTGCCGGGCCACCGTGTGAGTGACGAAGTGAAGCTCTCGGTGGATGGGTTCCCGACCGCGAGCGACCTGTCCGCCGGAGCTGCTGGTGGCCACACGACCGTCAGTCCCACCGCCCCCATCGCGGGGGACCGACGAATGGACAGTTGCCGGAACAGGGTTGGAGAGAAAGGTCCGTTGACGATGCGCGACACTGCTGTAGTGCTGTCCGGCTACGGACCCGTGGGCCGGGCCTACGCCGAGCATCTGCTCAGCAACGGCTCGGAGCTCGCACGCTTCCACGGCGTACGGCCACGCGTCGCGGCCGTACGCACCGGCGCGGCGGAGTGCCTGCCACCCGACGACGGCCGGCCGCCCCCGCCGCGCGCCTCCTGGCGACCGCTGCGCCCACTGGCCGAGACCCTGCGGTTGACGAGGGCCGCGGTCCTGGTCCAGGCGGTGCCTTCCACCCCCGAGGTGCGCGACCGGGCCGCCGCAGAGGCCATCGCCGCGCTGCGGGCCGGAGTGCACGTGGTCACCGCGACCAAGAGCCATCTGCTCAGCCACTGGCGCCAGTTGGCCGAGGCCGCCGGGACGGGCGGCGCCCTGATCAGGATCTCGGGTGCCACCGGGGCGGCCCTGCCCGCCGGCGACCTGGCACGGGTCGGGGTACGCGGCCTCGGCTGCCGGTCGGTCCGCGCCTGCCCCAATGGCACCGTCACCTTCGTCCTCGACCGGCTCGCGGCGGGCGATTCGCTGGCCGCCGCGGTCGCCGAGGCCCGGCGCCGCGGCATCGCCGAGGCCGACCCGACGGCCGACCTGTCCGGCTCGGACGCGGCCACGAAGACGCGCCTGCTGGCAGGTCTGCTGTGGGGGTGGGACGTATCGGCCGTCCAGACACACCTGGAAGGCGTGGACGAGCACACGGCGCGCGCGGCGCGGGCGGCGGCCGCCACCGGAGGCCGCCTGCGGGCGGTGGCGACGGCTGAGGCCGACGACCCCCACGTGGTCCGGGTCCGGTTGGAGGAAACAGGGCCGGGAGACCCGCTGTACGCGCTCGCCGGGCCGGAGAAGGCCGTGGTGTACCGCTGCCCCGAGGCGGGCGACATCACGGTCAGCGGCGGTCGTTCCAGCCCGCTCGGCGCGGCCTTGGCCATGGTCAAGGACACCCTGGACGTCACAGCACCCGCACGCACCGGCTTCGGCCCCGTACCGCACGTGCTGCGATGACGGGCTCCGAGGCGCCGGTTCGCCGTGGACCGCCGCAGCTGATCCATCAGGGGCCACCCGACCCGGGAAACGCGGCGCTGCCGCACCGCGAGCCGCTGCGGACCAGCGCGACCCGCGAAGATCCACCAGGGCCTGGGCACGGGGATCGGCCGGCCGGTCGCGAGGGGACCCGGCGTTGTCCGGGGTAGTCGTCACCTGTCAGGATGGTGATATGGAGCACGTCTTCCCCTCCGGACGCCCGGCGCTCGACTTCGCTGGAACGCTGCGCGCAAGGCGCGGTCCCAGTCCCCGGGAGATGCTTCACTCGCCGGAAAGTCTCAGCTCCTGGTTCCGCGAATGCCGGATCGTGGAGAGCGACATCGCCTGCCGGCCTCTTGATCTTCG from Streptomyces sp. FIT100 includes these protein-coding regions:
- a CDS encoding RidA family protein → MAITLVNPGGLPTIDAYHQVSVATGSRLAFIAGQVAWNANGDTIGPGDLTAQAEQCYLNIAGALAGIGAGFDDVAKLTVYVVDWTPDKMPLLIEGITRAATTLSTAHTPPATLIGVAALDTPEHLIEIEATAVID
- a CDS encoding carboxymuconolactone decarboxylase family protein, producing the protein MDARLNVFANPTAGKFLKHIVSADKVVSGSTLPAAAQELVKIRASQINGCGFCTDMHTKDAAAAGETPLRLNLVAAWREATVFTEAERAALELAEQGTRIADAAGGVTDAAWANAAKHYDEDQLAALVSLIALINAFNRMNVIVQQPAGDYQPGQFG
- a CDS encoding helix-turn-helix domain-containing protein encodes the protein MVTKQFGGSPEEADLRRADSLAREIFSDVANKWALLIIEVLGERTLRFSELRGEIEGISHKMLTQNLRMLERNGLVDRRVHPVVPPRVEYTLTEPGRALRVTIDGMCDWTHRYLGHIEASRHRFDA
- a CDS encoding helix-turn-helix transcriptional regulator, which produces MKRQDLDDLVRLRRARDRMDRDYAEPLDVPALARDALMSAGHFSRSFRAAFGETPYSYLMTRRIERAKALLRRGDLTVTEVCFAVGCTSLGSFSSRFTQLVGESPSAYRARSHDHGAAIPACMAKIHTRPVRNKEARPAAQP
- a CDS encoding VOC family protein, which gives rise to MDIRLSTCFIAVDDHDKAIAFYRDVLGLEVRDDVGFEGMRWVTVGSPAQPDVNIVLEPPLADPNASPADKQAMAELMAKGLLRGVLFATDDCDATFERISAAGGEVLQEPMDQFYGVRDCAFRDPAGNLLRFTQPLDK
- a CDS encoding excinuclease ABC subunit UvrA; this encodes MATRADTQSPALHVADSHGLIRVHGARENNLKDVSVEIPKRRLTVFTGVSGSGKSSLVFDTIAAESQRLINETYSAFVQGFMPTLARPEVDVLDGLTTAISVDQQRMGGDPRSTVGTATDANAMLRILFSRLGKPHIGPPGAYSFNTASVKASGAITVERGDRKAVKATFSRTGGMCTHCEGRGKVSDIDLTQLYDDSKSIAEGAFTIPGWKSDNVWTVGIYAESGFLDPNKPISRFTKQEMQDFLHREPTKVKVNGVNLTYEGLIPKIQKSFLSKDKEAMQPHIRAFVERAVTFTTCPECDGTRLSEGARSSKIGKISIADACAMEIRDLAEWVRELKEPSVAPLLTALQGTLDSFTEIGLGYLSLDRPAGTLSGGEAQRVKMIRHLGSSLTDVTYVFDEPTIGLHPHDIQRMNNLLLRLRDKGNTVLVVEHKPEAIAIADHVVDLGPGAGTEGGTVCFEGTVEGLRASDTVTGRHLDDRAALKETVRTPTGQLEIRGAKANNLQRVDVDIPLGVLTVVTGVAGSGKSSLVHGSIPAAEGVVSVDQAPIRGSRRSNPATYTGLLDPIRKAFAKANGVKPALFSANSEGACPNCNGAGVIYTDLAMMAGVATTCEECEGKRFQASVLEYHLGGRDISEVLAMSVTDAEEFFGAGEARTPAAHKILERLADVGLGYLSLGQPLTTLSGGERQRLKLATHMGEKGGVYVLDEPTTGLHLADVEHLLGLLDRLVDSGKSVIVIEHHQAVMAHADWIIDLGPGAGHDGGRIVFEGTPADLVAAGSATLTGEHLAAYVGA
- a CDS encoding GNAT family N-acetyltransferase, whose protein sequence is MSFVELSGGVMSTLLDGDLSSASRMAGVSLTEYFVTDRARWLWRFRLGQMAADPGRTRWMARQAVVGDRGLVVGHAGFHGPPDGVGMVEIGYSVAPEFRRQGYARSTLIELLRRAAAEPAVTTVRATISPDNVASLATISGFGFVEVGEQWDEEDGLELVFEVPARRVPTA
- a CDS encoding VOC family protein translates to MDITIHWTFLPHDDPEASLAFYRDILGFEVRNDVGYDGMRWITVGPVGQPGTSIVLEPPAADPGVTEDERRMIVAMMAKGSYARLTLATTDLDGTFKQVQAAGAEVVQEPTEQPYGIRDCAFRDPSGNLIRINELR
- a CDS encoding homoserine dehydrogenase, which produces MRDTAVVLSGYGPVGRAYAEHLLSNGSELARFHGVRPRVAAVRTGAAECLPPDDGRPPPPRASWRPLRPLAETLRLTRAAVLVQAVPSTPEVRDRAAAEAIAALRAGVHVVTATKSHLLSHWRQLAEAAGTGGALIRISGATGAALPAGDLARVGVRGLGCRSVRACPNGTVTFVLDRLAAGDSLAAAVAEARRRGIAEADPTADLSGSDAATKTRLLAGLLWGWDVSAVQTHLEGVDEHTARAARAAAATGGRLRAVATAEADDPHVVRVRLEETGPGDPLYALAGPEKAVVYRCPEAGDITVSGGRSSPLGAALAMVKDTLDVTAPARTGFGPVPHVLR